One genomic segment of Erysipelotrichaceae bacterium 66202529 includes these proteins:
- a CDS encoding ABC transporter permease, with protein MFKSIRYVVKENISNLYRIYCIAKYELLADMRDSKFGLFWNFASPAIQVMTYFLVFGIGIGRGHQQGIPYLPWVVVGFCAWWFIQPCIVQGCSAIFSKTNVITKMKFPVSILPMTVIAKELFNHFCMLIIGFVVLMLYGYHPNVYWFGLLYYAICAILMVESLALITSVLTMLWRDVKKLITSIMRMILYLSPVLWPAKYDQFPILNFIMKLNPVYYVVQGYRDSVFFHKTIFAHPAMTIYFWCVVIGMFVLGCYLMYKFKTKFIDMI; from the coding sequence ATGAGCTGCTTGCGGATATGCGGGATTCTAAATTTGGTTTGTTCTGGAACTTTGCTTCCCCTGCCATCCAGGTAATGACCTATTTCCTGGTATTTGGTATCGGTATCGGGCGTGGTCATCAACAGGGAATACCTTATCTTCCATGGGTAGTTGTAGGATTTTGTGCATGGTGGTTTATCCAGCCGTGTATTGTTCAGGGGTGCAGCGCTATTTTCTCTAAAACAAATGTTATTACAAAAATGAAATTTCCTGTCAGTATACTACCGATGACGGTGATCGCAAAGGAATTATTTAACCATTTCTGTATGTTGATAATTGGCTTTGTCGTTCTCATGCTGTATGGGTATCATCCCAATGTTTACTGGTTTGGACTTTTATATTATGCGATATGTGCCATACTGATGGTGGAATCACTAGCACTTATCACATCTGTACTGACCATGCTATGGCGTGATGTAAAAAAGCTGATAACATCTATTATGCGTATGATATTATATTTATCACCTGTATTATGGCCGGCAAAATATGATCAGTTCCCTATTCTAAATTTCATTATGAAATTAAACCCGGTGTATTATGTTGTACAGGGGTATCGGGATTCTGTGTTTTTTCATAAAACAATTTTTGCACATCCTGCAATGACCATATATTTCTGGTGTGTTGTTATTGGAATGTTTGTGCTTGGCTGCTATCTGATGTACAAATTTAAAACAAAGTTTATTGATATGATTTAG
- a CDS encoding ATP-binding cassette domain-containing protein, with amino-acid sequence MAKTREEYSGYAVVMENVSKIYRLKTKGKKGKKKTDERFFALKDINFKIEKGDCVGILGTNGSGKSTLSLILSGISDKDSGNMIVNGEQALIAINTGLNMQLTGEENIDLKGALLGLKKKQIEEIKRGVIEFAELGDFLYQPVKKYSSGMKSRLGFSISLSLNPDIFIVDEALSVGDKGFAQKCMNRMQKLRDEEGKTIFFISHALPQVRAFCKTGMWIEGGKLVEIGDIDTVCDHYSEYVDSYNNLTEKEKKKQRDAKFKERIIKEEKKKSIFHRGK; translated from the coding sequence ATGGCGAAAACAAGAGAAGAATACAGCGGCTATGCTGTAGTCATGGAAAATGTATCAAAGATATATCGATTGAAAACAAAAGGTAAAAAAGGCAAAAAGAAAACAGATGAACGTTTTTTTGCTTTAAAGGATATAAATTTTAAAATCGAAAAGGGTGATTGCGTTGGTATTTTAGGTACTAACGGGAGTGGTAAGTCAACCTTATCTTTGATATTGTCCGGGATTTCTGACAAAGACAGCGGAAATATGATAGTCAATGGAGAACAGGCATTGATTGCCATCAATACCGGGTTGAATATGCAGCTGACCGGAGAAGAGAATATCGATCTGAAGGGTGCATTACTGGGCCTTAAGAAAAAACAGATTGAAGAGATTAAACGTGGTGTTATAGAATTCGCAGAGCTTGGAGACTTTCTGTATCAGCCGGTAAAAAAATATTCAAGTGGAATGAAATCCCGTTTGGGATTTTCAATATCACTCTCCCTAAATCCGGATATTTTTATTGTCGATGAGGCTTTGTCTGTAGGTGATAAGGGATTTGCACAGAAATGCATGAATCGTATGCAGAAGCTTCGCGATGAAGAAGGAAAAACCATCTTTTTTATCTCACATGCATTGCCGCAGGTACGTGCATTCTGTAAAACCGGTATGTGGATTGAGGGTGGAAAATTAGTGGAAATCGGTGATATTGATACGGTATGTGACCACTACTCTGAATATGTTGACAGCTACAATAATCTGACAGAAAAAGAAAAGAAAAAACAGCGGGATGCAAAATTTAAAGAGCGAATTATAAAGGAAGAAAAGAAAAAATCTATATTCCACAGAGGAAAGTGA
- the tagD gene encoding glycerol-3-phosphate cytidylyltransferase produces MRKVITYGTFDLFHVGHLNLLRRAKEQGDYLIVAVSTDRFNWVEKNKKCQISDKDRMEIVRAIRYVDEVIPEDSWDQKVKDVQKYDVDVFVMGDDWEGKFDFLKEYCDVVYLPRTEGISTTQLKEELSSKKK; encoded by the coding sequence ATGAGAAAGGTTATTACATATGGAACATTTGATTTGTTTCACGTTGGTCATTTGAACCTTTTAAGACGTGCTAAGGAGCAGGGAGATTATCTGATTGTTGCAGTTAGTACAGACCGTTTTAATTGGGTTGAAAAGAATAAGAAATGTCAAATCAGTGATAAGGATCGTATGGAAATCGTACGAGCAATTCGTTATGTCGATGAAGTTATACCTGAAGACAGCTGGGATCAGAAGGTTAAGGATGTACAAAAATATGATGTCGATGTTTTTGTAATGGGGGATGACTGGGAAGGTAAATTCGATTTCCTCAAGGAATACTGTGATGTTGTATATTTACCAAGAACTGAGGGAATCAGCACCACACAGTTGAAAGAAGAACTCAGCAGTAAGAAAAAATAG
- a CDS encoding glycosyltransferase, whose product MKKLSVIIPFHAYGSYLEDCLKSLTKSTWKDFEVILVLSHVKEDISDITTTYGTLLDMTILELEEHQDGVAAARNMGLRAAQSPYVYFLDSDDYVLRDTFAEYMDAMGNADVDIAYGVIDHTWFKRSNYLSQIEDKEADLAEKEMARLANWENYSKERGAKEHDPEKEKALYFLMWNRKGISTTTALNIIYRRDFLLQHDIWYPEHLKFNSDLLFLVKALHEAKHFARAPRAVYVKRKHNDPINRPSISQESDDNKFYEKLQAYKEAIALVPEESHIRTILDRKIIRYYTRSFVKHVRRSEDPIWRNEYYKAMREVICGCRDEVVQDLKRYSRKLVDAIRKDDMDKLQSIVRNHFALRKAKRVFKNKNVLYKTMYLRKYLKEPVQENLVMFETFFGKNYADSPKYIYEYLGKHYPGQFEFVWALNDGKKSSDLPYGGTVVKRFSLKYAYYLAKAKYLVYNVHQPMWFRKREEQVFLETWHGTPLKRLVFDQEEVMSANPKYKPNFYRQRAEWDYLVSANHFSTETFKSCFMFENEMLEEGYPRNDILSAPDRDERAIELKKKLGIPQDKKTILYAPTWRDDEHYGSGQYKFDLKLNLRYLKEHLGDDYVVLLRTHYYIADHLDTTGLEGFTYNVSKYDDVSEIYLISDICITDYSSVFFDFANLRRPILFYTYDLDKYKNMLRGFYIDIEKEVPGPLLFTTEEVCDAIQHIEEINEKYAQRYDEFYERFCSLDDGNASKRIVERVFFQPKPDKKD is encoded by the coding sequence ATGAAAAAGCTTAGTGTAATCATACCTTTTCATGCATATGGCAGCTATCTGGAAGACTGCTTGAAAAGTCTGACAAAAAGTACATGGAAGGATTTTGAGGTAATACTGGTTTTATCCCATGTGAAAGAGGATATCAGTGATATCACGACTACCTATGGAACGCTCCTGGATATGACGATTCTGGAATTGGAAGAACATCAGGACGGCGTTGCTGCTGCGAGAAACATGGGATTGCGCGCTGCACAAAGTCCGTATGTTTACTTTCTTGACAGTGATGATTATGTATTACGTGATACATTTGCAGAATATATGGATGCCATGGGGAATGCAGATGTAGATATTGCATATGGGGTAATCGATCATACCTGGTTCAAGCGTAGCAATTATCTTAGTCAGATTGAAGATAAAGAAGCAGATCTTGCGGAAAAGGAAATGGCCAGACTGGCGAATTGGGAGAATTATAGCAAGGAGCGGGGAGCAAAGGAGCATGATCCGGAAAAGGAAAAGGCTCTGTACTTTCTAATGTGGAATCGTAAGGGAATTTCCACAACAACTGCGTTGAATATCATTTATCGAAGAGATTTTTTACTACAGCATGATATCTGGTATCCTGAGCATCTAAAATTTAATTCCGACCTGTTGTTTCTTGTAAAAGCATTGCATGAGGCAAAGCACTTTGCTCGTGCACCAAGAGCAGTGTATGTAAAGCGTAAGCATAATGATCCTATCAATCGCCCATCTATTTCACAGGAAAGCGATGACAATAAATTTTATGAAAAGCTGCAGGCATATAAAGAGGCAATTGCACTGGTACCAGAAGAATCCCATATACGTACGATATTGGACCGTAAAATCATACGATATTATACACGCTCTTTTGTTAAGCATGTCCGCAGAAGTGAAGACCCTATCTGGCGAAACGAGTATTACAAAGCAATGCGTGAAGTTATCTGCGGTTGCCGTGACGAGGTCGTACAGGATCTGAAACGCTATTCCAGAAAACTGGTAGATGCAATACGTAAAGACGATATGGACAAGCTTCAGAGTATCGTACGCAATCACTTTGCATTGCGTAAAGCGAAACGAGTTTTTAAAAATAAAAATGTTCTATATAAAACCATGTATCTGCGTAAATATTTAAAAGAGCCTGTACAGGAAAATCTTGTTATGTTCGAGACTTTCTTTGGTAAAAATTATGCAGACAGCCCTAAATATATTTATGAATACCTTGGAAAGCATTATCCTGGACAATTTGAATTTGTGTGGGCGTTAAATGATGGAAAAAAATCATCAGATCTTCCTTATGGCGGAACTGTTGTAAAACGGTTCTCATTGAAATATGCATATTATCTGGCAAAGGCCAAGTATCTGGTTTACAATGTACATCAGCCAATGTGGTTTCGGAAACGTGAGGAACAGGTGTTTCTGGAAACATGGCACGGAACACCATTAAAACGGCTTGTGTTTGATCAGGAAGAGGTTATGAGTGCCAATCCAAAATATAAGCCTAATTTCTACCGCCAAAGGGCAGAATGGGATTATCTTGTAAGTGCCAATCATTTTTCTACTGAGACCTTTAAAAGCTGCTTTATGTTTGAAAATGAGATGCTGGAGGAAGGGTATCCCCGAAATGATATCCTGTCAGCTCCGGATCGTGATGAGCGTGCTATTGAATTAAAAAAGAAACTTGGTATTCCACAAGACAAAAAAACAATTCTCTATGCACCTACCTGGCGTGATGATGAGCATTATGGCAGTGGTCAATATAAATTCGATTTAAAGCTGAATCTTCGTTATTTAAAGGAACATCTTGGTGATGATTACGTGGTATTGCTGCGTACGCATTACTATATAGCAGACCATCTGGATACAACAGGTTTGGAAGGATTCACATATAATGTAAGTAAATATGATGATGTATCAGAAATTTATCTGATTTCCGATATTTGTATTACGGATTATTCCAGTGTATTCTTCGATTTTGCAAATCTGCGGCGTCCTATTCTGTTTTATACCTATGATTTGGATAAATATAAGAATATGCTGCGGGGATTCTATATAGATATTGAAAAAGAGGTTCCCGGGCCGCTGCTGTTTACTACAGAGGAAGTTTGTGATGCAATTCAGCATATTGAAGAAATAAATGAGAAATATGCCCAAAGATATGATGAATTTTACGAACGCTTCTGCAGTCTGGACGATGGTAATGCATCAAAGCGAATTGTAGAACGTGTGTTCTTTCAGCCGAAACCGGATAAAAAAGATTAG
- a CDS encoding CDP-glycerol glycerophosphotransferase family protein, whose translation MKFIKKILGKGIRLAYRLVYRLIPCNPKTVLFISFHGRGYSDNPKAIHQYMIQDEKYKDYQFIWAIKHHKGKQIKGARVIEYFSIPYFFYLARSKYWIVNCKLPKYVLKKDNQIYLQTWHGTPLKRLAHDIIVPEGTTFYRSGMTADEMRSTYDNDVSKYNYMISPNSFCTEVFQSAFQIDRKRLIETGYPRNDMLTNITEEQIKEIKQRMQLPLDKNIVLYAPTWRDNSFVTSGYTFDLQADFRKWKEILGDDSILLFKPHYLIINKFENDPMLEGFLYSIDAKEDINDLYVIADQLITDYSSVFFDYAILNRPIYFYMYDLDEYKEELRGFYLDIYKDLPGDIFETEEDLLQAVQTHCYDFERLNEFNRRFNHAQSGNCSEKVCDIVFAENSHGN comes from the coding sequence ATTAAATTTATAAAAAAAATATTGGGAAAGGGAATTCGTCTTGCATACCGTCTGGTATATCGGCTGATACCCTGTAATCCCAAAACCGTATTGTTTATTTCATTTCATGGACGTGGTTATTCTGATAATCCAAAAGCAATACACCAGTATATGATACAGGATGAGAAATACAAGGATTATCAATTCATATGGGCAATTAAACACCATAAGGGAAAACAGATTAAGGGTGCAAGGGTAATTGAATATTTCAGTATTCCTTATTTCTTTTATCTTGCCAGAAGTAAATACTGGATCGTAAACTGCAAGCTTCCAAAATATGTTTTAAAAAAGGATAATCAGATTTATTTGCAGACATGGCATGGAACACCGTTAAAGCGTCTTGCTCATGATATCATTGTACCGGAAGGAACAACCTTCTATCGCAGTGGAATGACTGCTGATGAAATGCGCAGTACCTATGATAATGATGTATCTAAATATAACTATATGATTTCTCCCAACTCCTTTTGTACGGAGGTTTTTCAGAGTGCTTTTCAAATAGATCGTAAGCGGCTGATTGAAACCGGATATCCGCGAAATGATATGCTTACCAACATTACGGAGGAACAGATCAAGGAAATCAAACAGAGGATGCAGCTTCCACTGGATAAAAATATCGTCTTATATGCTCCAACGTGGCGCGATAATTCTTTCGTTACAAGCGGATATACCTTCGACTTACAAGCTGATTTCAGGAAATGGAAGGAAATCCTAGGCGATGATTCCATATTGCTTTTTAAACCGCATTACCTGATTATCAATAAATTTGAGAATGATCCTATGCTTGAAGGCTTCCTGTATTCTATTGATGCAAAGGAAGATATCAATGATTTATATGTTATTGCAGACCAGCTCATAACAGATTACTCCAGTGTATTTTTTGATTATGCAATACTGAATCGTCCTATTTATTTCTATATGTATGATCTGGATGAATATAAAGAGGAATTGCGTGGATTTTATCTTGATATTTATAAGGATCTTCCAGGAGATATCTTTGAGACGGAAGAAGACCTGCTGCAGGCTGTACAGACACACTGCTATGATTTTGAAAGATTAAATGAATTCAATAGACGCTTTAATCATGCCCAAAGCGGTAATTGTTCAGAAAAGGTATGTGATATCGTATTTGCGGAGAACAGCCATGGGAATTGA
- a CDS encoding CDP-glycerol--glycerophosphate glycerophosphotransferase — translation MGIEKLILNILLGICRPLLCLLPVRKNKITFISLTMDTLSGDFKKIVNELRKNDELDLHFNLVKFEKTLMGKFKYLLNCFIQLYEVCTSHVIIINDNNYVISKFKRNDVRVIQIWHACGAVKKFGNQIKREYRIQNYDYVISCSDAWKPAFSEAFGVKPEQVIACGLPRTDALCIQERVAQLQNALIQRYPILKDSYIYLYAPTFRGNIIGGFHYETLPLEHILAKLPENSVIMYKMHPLLGDVKMGEHPRILNMNKENLNALLCVSDCLISDYSSVIFDYSIVGRKMIFYVPDLADYTQTIGLNVAYDHMPGDICQDVSALISSMRKQDRKRDSRLDAFRDTYFHSCDGNNAKRIAQLIEKTAE, via the coding sequence ATGGGAATTGAGAAACTGATATTGAATATTCTGCTTGGAATTTGCAGACCCTTGCTATGTCTGCTTCCTGTTCGTAAGAATAAAATAACTTTTATTTCCCTGACGATGGATACTTTAAGCGGTGATTTTAAAAAAATTGTAAATGAATTAAGAAAAAATGATGAGCTCGATTTACACTTTAATCTTGTTAAATTTGAAAAGACACTTATGGGAAAATTCAAATATTTACTGAATTGCTTCATCCAGCTGTATGAGGTATGTACCTCCCATGTTATCATCATCAATGATAATAATTATGTAATTTCAAAATTTAAACGTAACGATGTCCGTGTTATTCAGATATGGCATGCGTGTGGCGCAGTGAAAAAATTTGGAAATCAAATCAAGCGGGAATACCGTATTCAAAATTATGATTATGTAATTAGCTGTTCCGATGCATGGAAACCGGCTTTTTCAGAGGCTTTTGGAGTTAAGCCTGAGCAGGTTATTGCATGTGGGCTGCCGCGCACAGACGCATTATGTATACAGGAACGCGTAGCACAGCTTCAAAACGCTCTGATACAACGATATCCCATCTTGAAGGATTCTTATATTTACCTATACGCTCCTACCTTTCGTGGCAATATAATCGGTGGTTTTCATTATGAAACACTGCCATTGGAACATATCCTTGCAAAGCTTCCTGAAAACAGTGTTATCATGTATAAAATGCATCCTCTTTTGGGAGATGTAAAGATGGGAGAACATCCACGGATCCTTAATATGAATAAAGAAAATCTGAATGCACTACTCTGTGTATCTGATTGTCTTATTTCCGACTATTCTTCGGTTATTTTTGATTATTCCATAGTTGGAAGGAAAATGATTTTCTATGTACCAGATCTTGCGGATTATACACAAACCATTGGTTTGAATGTAGCGTATGACCATATGCCTGGAGATATATGCCAGGATGTTTCAGCTTTAATTTCGAGTATGCGCAAGCAGGATAGAAAACGTGACAGCCGCCTGGACGCCTTTCGCGATACTTATTTTCATTCCTGTGATGGAAACAATGCAAAGCGTATTGCACAGCTCATTGAGAAGACAGCAGAATAA
- a CDS encoding response regulator, with protein MEQSRILIADDDYEIREIVRTLLIQEGYAVVEARNGKEALQLIDESIDLYILDIMMPYMDGYEVCEQIRKCSNAPILFLTAKGTQKDKAQGFSKGADDYLAKPFSYSELLVRVKAMLRRFMIYQGKEAELEKRSRVIQVGRLRIEERNEEVSVDDKKVQLTELEYRLLHFLVTHRHETFSAEELFVSVWKEPYYTSANNTLMVHIRNLRKKIERNPQDPVYIRTVWGKGYRFD; from the coding sequence ATGGAACAATCTCGCATACTGATTGCTGATGATGATTATGAAATACGTGAAATTGTTCGTACACTTTTAATACAGGAGGGATATGCTGTCGTTGAGGCAAGGAATGGAAAAGAGGCACTGCAGCTAATCGATGAGTCAATTGACCTGTATATTTTGGATATCATGATGCCTTATATGGATGGATATGAGGTATGTGAGCAGATACGCAAGTGTAGTAATGCACCTATTTTGTTTTTGACTGCAAAGGGAACGCAAAAAGATAAAGCACAGGGGTTTTCTAAAGGGGCTGATGATTATCTGGCAAAACCGTTTTCCTATTCGGAACTCCTTGTAAGAGTCAAAGCGATGCTGCGAAGATTTATGATATATCAGGGAAAAGAAGCAGAGCTGGAAAAGAGAAGCCGTGTAATTCAGGTTGGACGACTTCGCATAGAAGAACGAAACGAGGAGGTCAGCGTTGATGATAAAAAGGTACAGCTGACAGAACTGGAATATCGGTTACTACATTTTCTTGTTACACATCGTCACGAAACCTTCTCTGCTGAGGAGTTGTTTGTATCCGTGTGGAAAGAACCGTATTATACAAGTGCAAATAATACCCTGATGGTTCATATTCGAAATCTAAGAAAAAAAATTGAAAGGAATCCCCAGGATCCTGTATATATCAGGACGGTATGGGGGAAGGGATATCGTTTTGATTAA
- a CDS encoding GHKL domain-containing protein: MIVCFPKLYTYLDYYSLVCIIFSLFICLVSILFYRYVKKNRIIFKIANHFLQNRRFFKLNHLSSELLIVNIVALTATASLFVFLYINRYSPLEFLKDMSIFRENMIEDMDSYAEQIQEQIRNLDIKKDGKKIEKIFEAAMPNHSILSLSDSANNAHVYVSYNGVYDDFMYGIYNSLIVRRPFDFYYVMECNSKYAMFSISYFPFIYYMQLYIIAILLFSFSYYLILVQLFIKRKIEAILLIQEDASILSQGDWNHTFRYKGIDEIGELSDELRCMQSTYYENMQNEKKARQANQELVTSLSHDLRTPLTSLLGYLELIRYREGTAEQKREYLDRSLQKVEQIRSLSDKLFEYFLVYEKEDSLELEEQPIERWLDYVRENVEFMQQDGLSIHLQLEALANSKAAYNMEMLQRAMDNLFSNLHKYADRSSTIEIQGYHDNATYHLCIKNRIRKNEEKVESNRIGLKSTEKIMQLHHGSLRIEEKDAYFCIEVQLPLSSTE, encoded by the coding sequence ATGATTGTATGCTTTCCGAAATTGTATACGTATCTTGATTACTATAGCTTGGTGTGTATTATTTTTTCATTGTTTATCTGCCTGGTGAGTATCCTCTTTTACAGGTATGTGAAAAAAAATCGTATAATATTTAAAATAGCTAATCATTTCTTACAAAACAGACGATTTTTTAAGCTTAATCATTTATCTTCAGAACTGCTTATCGTGAATATTGTTGCCCTGACAGCGACAGCCAGTTTATTTGTTTTTCTGTATATAAATCGCTATTCACCTTTAGAATTTCTCAAAGATATGTCAATTTTTCGTGAAAATATGATTGAAGATATGGATTCTTATGCTGAGCAGATACAAGAGCAAATACGCAATTTGGATATAAAAAAGGATGGTAAGAAAATAGAGAAAATCTTTGAAGCAGCTATGCCAAATCATTCAATTTTATCATTATCTGATTCTGCTAATAATGCTCACGTATATGTTTCATATAATGGTGTATATGATGACTTTATGTACGGTATTTATAATTCCCTTATCGTGAGACGTCCATTTGATTTTTATTATGTAATGGAATGCAATAGCAAGTATGCAATGTTTTCCATCAGCTACTTTCCTTTTATATATTACATGCAGCTTTATATAATCGCTATCCTTTTATTTTCCTTCTCCTATTACCTAATACTGGTTCAATTATTTATCAAGCGGAAAATTGAGGCAATACTTTTGATTCAGGAGGATGCGTCAATACTTTCACAGGGTGATTGGAATCATACCTTCCGTTATAAGGGAATTGATGAAATCGGTGAATTGAGTGACGAGCTTCGCTGCATGCAGAGCACGTATTATGAAAATATGCAAAATGAGAAAAAAGCACGGCAGGCAAATCAGGAGCTGGTTACATCCCTTTCTCATGATTTACGTACCCCTTTAACTTCTCTGTTAGGTTATCTTGAGCTCATTCGCTATCGTGAAGGCACAGCTGAGCAGAAACGGGAATATCTGGATCGGTCCTTACAGAAGGTGGAACAAATTCGCAGCCTGTCTGATAAGCTGTTTGAATACTTTCTTGTATACGAAAAGGAGGATTCACTAGAACTGGAAGAGCAGCCGATTGAACGCTGGTTAGATTATGTACGTGAAAATGTTGAATTTATGCAGCAGGATGGTTTGTCTATCCATTTGCAGCTTGAAGCTTTAGCAAACAGCAAGGCTGCATATAATATGGAAATGCTTCAAAGAGCAATGGATAATTTATTCTCTAATCTCCATAAATATGCAGATCGCAGCAGTACGATTGAAATACAGGGATATCACGACAATGCTACATACCATCTTTGCATAAAAAATCGTATACGTAAAAATGAGGAAAAGGTTGAAAGCAATCGAATTGGCTTGAAAAGCACGGAGAAAATCATGCAGCTGCATCATGGAAGCTTACGGATTGAGGAAAAGGATGCATACTTTTGTATAGAAGTGCAACTTCCGTTATCCTCGACAGAATGA